agctagctagtatTATTCCCTAGAAGCAGTTCATGGGGGTTTCGAGTTCATGGGGGTTTCGAGTTTTCGATGAAGTTGATCAGTAGACGTGGTACAAGTTATATAGGAGCTTTATTAGGCTTGTCCAAGCTCGTGCTCAGTAACAAAAAATTCTCAGACATGTCAATCACATTAGTCACCGACCCAAACCTTTTATAACTTGGTTAAGATAAAGTGCAGTCGCTGATGCTGTCCATTGGAGGGTGGTTTGCTATGGAGCACTTGCTGAGCGATGAGCaataaacatataattaatagtagTTAATTTAGGCTGTAATCTTCAGTTGGAGTGGATTTCAACTAATAATTGAGGTGATTACCTTGAGGTAGTGAAGCAGATGAATTTTCTCTTCCTGTTCAAGCTTTAATTTGATCTCTGCTATGGAGAAAATTTGTCTGCTTCATAGCTGATTGGAAATCTTGAATGATTGATTGTAAGGATATATATAGTATTGTCTTtggacattaattaattaccctatCTTTTCCATGTTCTAATCGGGCTTACAGCCAATATATCTTGATGATCTTTACACACCTATGTACATCCTTAATTTTGGCATCGTTTTGGGTGTTAATTGTGTTTCAGCCTTGCCCTTGCTTAGAGTTCGACACAACTTTCTGGTTAATTATTAGATAATACgattgaaaagaaattaatgaGCTGGTATTGTTTTCGCTTCTAATAATTTAAGTCGAATTCTGTGAATACAATATTCCTCTGGATTAATATGGTTGGCCATGACACTTACAAAATCATTTCTTTCATACATACGcgcaataattttaattcttagaCACCAAATGTCCGATGCGGGTGTTGACAGGAATATTAGAGGTTGAGATGTCAATTAGCTGGCCTATTTGGCCCTGCTAAAATGGTCCCACTGGAGTAAGGCCAACCTTGGCCTACTGGCTACGTACTGCCGGCAACGGGGGCATAGGTCCTGACAAGCTCCCTTGAGGTCACTTCACACTTGCTATCAGAGATGACTCAGTTCAAGCTCGAACCCGGGTCTAGAAATTGACTAAATTCAGCCTCAGCTCAGCTCAGCTcgaatttattcaattataccTCTAAGtcaaatagaataaaatatggTATAGAGACAATCTTATAGCATTTAATTACCACaacatttcttaattttattcagtaatattttaaaatattctttaattttctccaaattatcaattaaaagcGACATTATTACTTACATTATCTTTACGTCTATTCAATATTTTAGCTAGCTCTTCGCTTTCATGCACCCGCTCAGTCTCACTCTCCACTTATCACAACTTGACATCATatcttcaaaaaattttaattcgtTGCTAAATATCTTATCCTGTATTTTGGTTTCATGATAATGTTTATGCACGCCCGTACATATGAACTCACCAGCAGCAGGGTATGGATACGCCAGATGGCAGGAGTCCAGAGCGTGAAACAAGAGTGGAAGGACACGTGGCAGGCATGTAGACCCGCGGGAACACACCCGCTGCATGAAGAAGCTGAGTGCGTGTCGGTTCGGTTCGCTGCCTCCGCCGCCTTGCAATCTAAAACCAGCAGCCCCCTCGCCTCCGCTTTTTCGCCGTGTTGCTCTCTCAATCTTCGCTTTAAGGATTCGGAGGCTCAAGAAGCTGAAGTTCAAAGATGAAGGTCTGTTAGTTTACATTGATTTTTTGACCTAGGATTTAGGCGAATCGAAAGAGGGAAAGAGGACGGCATTAGAGAATCGTTCCtaattttgtttgaattaaGGTACATGAAACGAGGTCTCACGCGCACTCAGCCGGCGAAGAAGAGAAGGTGGCGGCGAGGAAGCAGAAGGCGGACGGCAAGGCGCACGAGGCGGAGCAATCGCCGAAGAAGGCGAAGCCGGAAGGCGACAACGGCCATCCCGACGGAGCGGCTGCCGGCCATGTCGCCATGGAGTTCAGAAAGTTCTGTAAGGCCACGAGTGAACAACTCTCGGTTCAGCAAATGCGCGAGATCCTGGAGGCCAACGACCAGGACATTTCCGGCTCCGATGATGCCGTCGTTTCGAGATGGTTAGTTCCAATCAGCTTGTGCTGAAAAAGCGTAATAACGCGTCTGGAGTTGCTTCTTTTAATTGAGATTAACTGTTTCTTTATTCGAAGCTGTCAGCGTTTGGAATTAGTCGATCGAAATTCGTTAACCTGTAGTGAAACAATAAACATGAgactaaagaaaaaaacataacGAAACGAAGAATAAAAAGCACACAAGAGAATTTTTATGTGATTCAATCAGAATAATGTCTAGTCCACAACTGTTCTCTGGTAATTCCGACAGAATAACAGTATATTATTGTTCATGTCCATATAATGAttttcgacccctatttatagtgtggggcatttacaatttgaatgaattctaaATATGGAAGGATTTTTCTCAGTGGATGACATTTCTTTATCGTCGAATTATCAGGACCAAACGTCGTGATTTTTGGGGATTTGATTTGCCTCAGATAAGGTAGGTGGATATCACCTCCAATTCCAATTATTTCGTGATTCTTTCGTTATGTGACCTAAACGGTTCGGCCAATAAGTTGAAAGCATCGCTGGGAGCTCGTTTGGTTCCGTGGTCTGAGCTTAAGTTTTAGTGATGTGTGACCTTGCTCTGACGATCTTGGCCTTGGGCCCATTAAGTTTTGGGAGATTGGATCGACCTGTTAGGTTGAGTCAAGCCCGCTTAACTCTATCCGAAAAGCACCCATAACattagcccccccccccccaggcTCTCAGTGCGATCTGCGAACTGAAAGCTGACAATGGTTGATTGATGCAATAGATCTATCTAGTTGCCCTCTCATCCTTTCGTCTAATCAGTTTGGGCTGCACTATTCCGAATATAAGTTAAGATAGACTCAAAGAATTCCCTAGCTCACAACTAGCAAGCTTGAAACAGCGCATCATTGATGGACGTAATAATTAACAATCAAGATATGTGTCCAGTAGTTTACGAGCAACCATACTTAGGCAAATCAAGGCAAACCTCAGTTAACACGTCCTGACATTCAATCGTAATGGCAAAACAGTACTAATTCATTGACGAGATGATAATCAAATCGAACCAAGTCTCAATTAATACGTCATAATGAGATAATATTTGGATCATATTGAAAACCTTGTCAAGATATTTGTCTAGGTAAATCGCACTACgatctcagctaacataccatggctccCATTTAACTGACTTGCATCGCCAAACTATATGTCTAGATAGATTGCACTGCAatctcagctaacataccatggctccCATTTAACTAACTTGCATTGCCAAGCTATATGTCCAGATCGATCATAGGCTGATCCCAACTAACATACCATGGTTTTTTACAAGTTTAACGAGTCGAGAGGGAACACCTAGGTAGGTCACAGACTATGACTTGAGTCAAGATAAACAAATCCCAACTAGTGAACCCTTAGCTCGAAATCAttaatggaagtggttgctcattaggtaccaaaccatgacattaggtcaagatgaatggttctCATCTCACAAAACACGACCTAAGAAATGATCAAGATGAATGCTCAGTTAAGCCGCAAACCATAGTACAGTAGCTAAGATGAATGGGCCTTAGCTCGCAAACTATGGTCTGGGGGAGgaccaagatgaatgctcagtTAAACAGCAAACCATAGCACAGTGGCTAAGATAAATGAgccccagctcgcaaaccatggtatCTCTACTCCCAATTTTAAGGACATTCAATCGAATATCAACAAGAATAAAGTGTAATAAGCTTGCTGATTAGTCTGTTGCACCACATAGTCCCTCAACCGACCTCTTTTAATCAGGTTCTCAATTGCGTCCCTCAAAGCCCAACACTAAGAGGTGTCATGACCCACCTCGTTATGGTATGCACAgaatttcttcttgtttctAAATTTGTTGGGAGTTCTTATCGGGTTAGGCCTCCCGAAATCCTCCCTATTTCTCTCATGGCGAAGATCCTCTCTTGGGGATTTGACAGGGCACTGTAGCTATCAAAGCGACCTTTTCGCAGAGGTCGCTCCTCCCTTTTCGCTCTTCGAGTTGGCTTGGAGACCTGATCGCTCAAGCATTCTCCCTGAGCTTCTCTTCCATTGTTTTcattattccttttttttttgttctagcTGGAGCTCCCAGCCTCTTCTTTTTGCCCAGCGGTCTTCTTCAAGCCAAACGCCTCCTCTCACCGGATCTTCTTGGCAGCTCGTTCATAAAATTCTCCTGAATCTTTAACAGGAAACCTGTAGATGCTCTCATTATGGGTGTCAACGATTCGAATTAGTCTAGTTCCATAAGAATCCAGTAACCGAACTATTTTTAAcgattccaaaaaaataagaactataaccgaaccattacatatataaaaccaaaccatgaccAATCTGTCACACCGGACCGATTTcagttctatccaattaacatttagtttctaaatatttttgcaaaatatgaaattataaacaaatttgttaattaaaataaacacataacttcattaatgcttcaactcttgaagtaaaaatagaacaaaataattcatagactacctcatcaaatgagattacatcaaCCATTTAATATAGCAATAGCATATAAaagtctaaaaataaaagagttcatgaatctcACTAGTTTTCTAGGAAGTGAtattatttatgcatatgtatatatatatatgtatacccaaaaaattataatatatatataagtataatatcgaTTCCAGTTCGATTCAAAtcatggtttgaaaaaaaaaaatagtaaccaaaccaaatatatcaaatcttaattttttagaaccagaacCTAACCTTTGAACCATAAAACCAATTCAAAAGGcacggttcggttcggtttggtccGGTTCACCGGTTCTTGGATATTTTTTACACCCCTagctctcatagagcttcctCTCCTTGCGAAAACCTGTGGAGATCGCAGTCAGGATGCTTTCATCGGAGGTATCTTCAACATTACTCACCTCGCGCTTGAACTTGGCAATGTAGTCTTTCAAGGACTCGTTTGTCCTCTGGAACACTGTGGCGAGGTAGCACGGCAGGGCGAGTTGCCTTCTCAACGCCCTATATTGATCGAGAAACCTCCGTTGGCACTCCTCCCAACTGTCAATGTtacgaggcggaaggctcctAAACCAAGCACAGGGAATATCACCCAAGGTCTTTGGGAAGACGCGACACTTGACCAGCGAGCTAGTCGTCTGAAAATTCATCTGGACATTGAACGCGTCCAAGTGGTCATAGGGATCATTATCCTTATTGTACTACGGCATACCCGGAACTTTGAACCTACGAGGGAGAGGTTCAAGCTCAACTTCCCTAGTGAATGGTGCCCTCTTCTAATAGCCATTATTCTGGCCATGAATCCCTTGTTGCGTCTCTAACTGTCGGACTCTTTGAAACAACTCCTAAATGATCGAGTCTGGGTCACAGATCGCTAGGCTTGCGATCGTTTGCTTCGCCCGCTCTCCCACTCTGGGGAATAACGACTTGGGGGTGGGTAATTATCTCCAATGTCCTCCTCACCTGGTGGAGGTCTCTTCTCCCGCGACTGGAAAATCCTCTGAGGTGAAGGGATTTTCGATGGCCTCTAGATAGCCTACGTCTGAGTTTGGACCAGGGCCCTAATTGCGTCAGCGAACTGCATGACTGTATTCTCTAACGCCTCCTGGTGTTACTGTCAGGCCTGGATCGTCTCCATCCCGGCGGTCGGAGCGACGGATTGGACAAGAGCCTGTGGAGGCATGCCAAAAGTGACTCCAGTCGGCAGTAGAACAAGGGCACCCGCTGTAAAAACAACAGGTTTCACGGCTGACGGAACATCTTGCTGTTGATTGCGGTGATTCTCTAAAAAATCGGCCATTGCATCAGAGCTTCTAgtgccaaaatgtcgacgttcgaaATTGGTCAACCGAAGTTCGCTAACCCACAGTGAAGCAACAAACACGAGACTAAAGGAAAGAATAGAACGAAACAAAGAATAAAAGGCACACAAAatgatttttacgtggttcagacAGAATGATgtctagtccacgactgttctctgcTTATATATTCtagcagagtaacagtatattattGCTCATGTCCATAAAATagtttttgacccctatttatagtatggggtgtttacaatttgaatgaattctaaATATAGAAGGATTGTGATCTCGTGGATGGCATTTCCTTATCGTCTTCGAATTATCAGGATGAACGTCGTGATTTTAGGGATTTGATTTGCCTCAGATAAGGCAGATGGATATCGTCTCCAATTATTCCGTGGTCCTTTCGTTATGTGAGTTGAACGGTTCGGCCAGCAAGCTGAAAGCATCACTGGGAGCTCGCTTAGTTTCGCAGTTTGAGCTCGGGTTTCGGCGACGTGCGACCTTGCTCTGACGACATTAGCCTTGGGCTCGTTGAGTTTCGGGAGATTGGGCCAGCTTACTGGGTCGAGTCCAACCCGCTTAACTCTATCCAAAAAGCACCCATAACAGAAGCTATCATGTCTCGCTATATAGATCAATATAGAATTTGTATCTGTTCAATTTTGATGCAGTGATGGcattcaaaatatgatatagaAGAAACACCGCAGCTGCTTACGgcaattgatttaaaaattgagCGTCCCAATGCAACATTAGAAACATTACGTCTAGCTAGACAGCCAGCTTAGAGAAGGCAATTCTTTTCTTCACTCATACATGACTAGAGCGCAAGGGGTTCAAGTTGTTAAAACAGTTGTGTACAAAAATAGGCATTGACACTCTCAGTGCTCGCAAAGCAGGAGCCTCGTCCATTGGGACGCCCCTAGACAGCCATATTTTGGAAATGTgcaacataaaatatttgacaTGTCAACGACATTAGACATAAATTTCACATCATCAAGTCTTTGGCAGTttctatatgattttttatgctGATGATACAAAAACATTACGTATGATTATGAACAGCCAGGATATGCTGTTCTATGGGGTACTGGATAAATGTCCGATTTGCGGCGGCAATTTGGAGGTTAAGGCTGGCAACTGCTCCTGCAAAGGAGATTATAGTGAATGGTCAACATGCCCCTTCAGCACCAAGGATCCTCCGAGAAAAGAGGAACCCATCAAACTACCTGAATCTGTCCAAAACTCAGCTGTTTCAGATGTAATTTTCAGTCATATTTGTGCATCTTAACCACATTACTTACTAATTTGCAATCATCAGATATAAGAATTGTTGTGTTAACTACTCTGCCATCCTTGTTATGTCGGTATAGTTGATAAAGAGTCGCCAAAGTAACACAAAGCAACGCAAAAAGAGGGATGCAGGATCGGCGGACAAGCCATTTGCAGGAATGATGATATCTTTGTCGGGTCGTCTTACTCGGACACATGCATGTTTCCCAAAATTTTTCCATTGCTGATTGTGTCAAATCATTACTCGGTTCCTATTTGCTGTTATTGCATTCTTAAATGTGCCTTTGCAGCAATACTGGAAAtcaaagattgaaaaaaatggAGGCAAAGCTTCAAATTCTGTTGTTGGTAATTTGCCGACTCAATGGAAAGCTGAGAATTTTCAGATATTATGTGAACTGTGTTAATGTGCATTCTGGAGCCATTCATTGCAGGTGTAACTTGTCTGGTTGTATCCCCCGCCGAGCGTGAACGTGGCGGCTCATCTAAAGTTGCAGAAGCAACGTAAGTCTCCATCTCCTGTCTCGATACCTAACATATTCAGTAATTACGTATGCAGAGGTATGCATGGTCAGCATCCGCATGAATATGGCATGCTTCTTAccatttgtttaaaaaatatgttctttGCCAGTATTTACACGAAAATTTTGCTTGTATCCCTCTTGTTGGGTGGGAAAATATTCTGATAATGGATGAGAAGAACAAGGAAACAAATTTGTTTGACAGCTGCACAATATTCTAATCTTTGTTTGATGTTGGAAATATCCTACAGGGTGAGGGGCATACCAATAGTGGGTGAAGCTTGGTTGATCGACAGCACTGAGAAACAGGAGGCTCAGCCATTAGATGCTTATGATGTAGTTAGTGATCTTGTGGTCAATGAAAGAAGTATCCCGTGGGATAAGCAAGATCCCAGTAAGGAGGCACTCGAATCACTAGTAGCAGAGGTAGGTTTTATGCTTTCTCAACCTGGTTGTGGAGCCTGCTCAATCCATTATAGCAATGCTGATTGAATTTCCTCTTACAACTTAAGTGGTGGATTTGCAGGTCAAAGTATATGGGAAAAGAGGAGTCCACAAGGCCTCCAAGCTGCAGGATGAAGGTGGACAGATTCTCGAAAAAGATGGAATATTGTTCAACTGTGCTTTGACTCTATGCGATTTGGGACTAGGAGTGAATGAGtgactaaaaattatatatctttgTTCTGGTTTTTGGTTGCTTTAGGATCTGAGTACTTAgcattatatataattgatgcAGCTTTTGCATAATGCAATTGGTTGTGGTACCAAATACGGGCTTGCATCTGTACTACAAGAAAGGGAAAGCTGGGGCTGATGCCAGAGCAGAAGAAAGGCTCGAAGAAAGGGAAAATGTGGACGGTGCCATCAAGGAATTTGCTAAGCTCTTTGAGGAACTAACTGGAAATGAGTTTGAGCCatgggagagggagaagaagattCAAACACGGAAATTCTATCCGGTGGACATGGtactttttcattttgttgttccttttGTTACTGTTCGCTGTAGTGTGCTAGCTAACTGGAAAATGGGTATGGCTGTGACCAAAAAGGCTGATGGAGTCGATGTTAGGCATGGAGGGCTTGGTCTTCGACAGCTAGGTGTTGCTGTCACCCACTGCAAGCTAGATCCAGTAGTAGCAAATTTTATGAAGGTTTTATGCAGTCAGGAGATATACAGGTTATCCccagggggaaaaaaaaattctgttcTTCTGCAGCTTCTCCTGTCTTTGGCTTATTGTCGTGGCTAACCTTTGTGTTGGTTATGAAGGTATGCCTTGATGGAAATGGGCTTGGACCCCCCTGATCTACCAATGGGGATGCTCTCCGATCTTCATTTGAAGAGATGTGAGatcctctctctttctatttttgtgTACAAGCATGTCTTCGTGCACGTATGCAAGGCTTGCTTTCTCAACAAACTGATGACACCATTGTGTTCAGGCGAGGAGATATTGCTGCAGTTCATAGAAGCAGtgaaaacaatgaaagaaaCAGGACAAAAGGCCATAGCTAGGTGGACAGATTTCACCATGAAATGGTTTACTCTCATGTATTCTACCAGGCCTTTCTTCTTCCGTGAATATCAAGATCTTGCAGACCATGTAATAAGAAAATAGTATGCTAATTCCATGCAACCATATGATATGTTACCTATGGATCACCGAGTTCGTGTGTGGTTGTGTAGGCTGCAGCTGCATTCGAGACTGTCAGGGGAGACATGAGTGGTTCCACACTTGATGACCCTTTGTCTGATGGATACAGGAAATTGGAGTGCTCAATTTTGCCGCTTGAGAAGGATTCTGATGATTACAAGATGATAACAAATTATCTAGAGAAAACCTATAAACCTGTCAAAGTTGGAGAGATTGTACTACCTCTGGCTCTTCTTGTGCATTTATAGTCTGATTCACTACTTAGCATGCTGAGTGCAacaatttcttttttccctttttgccCACgacaatttctatttttcctactTAACTATAGAGCTATGGGATTTCCGTGGAGAATGTATTAGCTGTTGAGCCAAGTGCCAGACCTTcatataatgaaataaagaagCTTCCCAATAAGGTCCTGCTATGGTGTGGTAAGAGGCTTTCTATTCTCTGTGTTTCTGCCTCTTCTACAGTTGCCGGAAGCCATTCTTCCTCTGTTCACTGTGTTCCTTCTCTTCCATTTACTCTCCAAATCAGGGACACGGACCTCAAATCTGCTGAGGCATTTGCACAAAGGATTTCAACGGTCGATATGTTGGCCACCTACTCCAGGATATATGGTATTTTAAAACCAGTGGCATATAATAATTGCATGTCTCCACTTCCCGTCACGTCCCAACGCACTGGGTTTCTGTCTGCAGTTTGGAAGGTCAATAGTTTGTTCAATACTGATGCGGGCGCAAAGGAAGTCAGTTGACACTTCCCTCCTTGGTTATTTCTACTATACTTTGGCAGTTTCCATTTTTGGGGTTTTGACTACATGGTTTGATCAGAAACGGCCTTGCGAACAAAACTCACGGCCTTTGGCCGTGATGCATGGcgttttttggccaaattcggTTGTTTAGGCCTCCAAATTAGCAAatttgctattttaggaaaaatttgATTAGCTGATAACTTTTTCTAGGAAGGTCTGTTTTAATTGCAGACATTGCCGTATGACGGCACTGATCTTGTTTCAATTAGCGCTTcgattttgtttatttagtttCCAACTTcccatttttgaaaaattttgttgTTCGTGGAGTTCCTATATAGTGAGGATTCCTAAGAATGTAAAAGACAATTCCTGGATGAATAAAAGTTCGGAGAAAATTCTTTGTTTGTGATTTTCAGTTTCTCTACGCTAATTCGCTGCATCAAATACACTGGGTTTCTGTTTGCAGTTTGGAAGGTCAATAGTTTGTTCAGATGTTGCTGCCGGAACTGCTAGATATGGATTTACTGCAGTTGACAGGCCGGATGGATTCTTGGTATTGGCCATTACTTCCCTGGGTGAGCAAATCAGAGAGTACAATAGGGCATCGGAAGCAGAGGTATGGAAATGCATTTGTCTAGTTCATTAAAGTTGTGAGATCGATGGTGTTAAAATGGAGTTATAATGATCTGCATTTATCCAAGCAGGAAGTGAAAACTCCGGAAGAGAAGGTGGTTGGGGTCAGGGGATTAGGGCGAAAGAAGACCGATGAATCAGAGCACTTCATTTGGAAGGATGACATCAGAGTCCCATGCGGTCGACTAGTCCCTTCAGAGCATAAAGATAGACCTCTGGAGTATAATGAATATGCTGCCTATGATCCTAAGCAGGGATGTTGCTAAACTAGTTCAGGGTTTCTAATTCCGAGGAGGAAGATAACAAAACGGTTTTGAGATATTGTATTGTACCTGGCAGGTGTGCATAAGGTTTTTGGTGGCAGTGAAGTATGAAGAGCAGGATGTGGTGGATGAAGACAAGGATCCAGATGAAGCAGGGGAGATGGAGTTGCAGAAGGATGAAAACAGCAGTTGAGGAATGAGAGGATACATCCGCTGTTGGGTTTTGGAGTTGAGGCTTGTTTTTGCGGTTGAGGCTTTACGGATATTAGATGACTTTCTCTGCTTATCGTCAAGATGGACGGTTACCCTAGAGACTAGGTAGGATGCCTTGCATGTTTGTAAATATGAACGCTCAACTGGGAACAGGATGACCCATCTGTTATAAGTGATAGCATGTAAATA
This genomic stretch from Diospyros lotus cultivar Yz01 chromosome 1, ASM1463336v1, whole genome shotgun sequence harbors:
- the LOC127787243 gene encoding protein ADP-ribosyltransferase PARP3; translated protein: MKVHETRSHAHSAGEEEKVAARKQKADGKAHEAEQSPKKAKPEGDNGHPDGAAAGHVAMEFRKFCKATSEQLSVQQMREILEANDQDISGSDDAVVSRCQDMLFYGVLDKCPICGGNLEVKAGNCSCKGDYSEWSTCPFSTKDPPRKEEPIKLPESVQNSAVSDLIKSRQSNTKQRKKRDAGSADKPFAGMMISLSGRLTRTHQYWKSKIEKNGGKASNSVVGVTCLVVSPAERERGGSSKVAEATVRGIPIVGEAWLIDSTEKQEAQPLDAYDVVSDLVVNERSIPWDKQDPSKEALESLVAEVKVYGKRGVHKASKLQDEGGQILEKDGILFNCALTLCDLGLGVNDFCIMQLVVVPNTGLHLYYKKGKAGADARAEERLEERENVDGAIKEFAKLFEELTGNEFEPWEREKKIQTRKFYPVDMADGVDVRHGGLGLRQLGVAVTHCKLDPVVANFMKVLCSQEIYRYALMEMGLDPPDLPMGMLSDLHLKRCEEILLQFIEAVKTMKETGQKAIARWTDFTMKWFTLMYSTRPFFFREYQDLADHAAAAFETVRGDMSGSTLDDPLSDGYRKLECSILPLEKDSDDYKMITNYLEKTYKPVKVGEISYGISVENVLAVEPSARPSYNEIKKLPNKVLLWCGTRTSNLLRHLHKGFQRSICWPPTPGYMFGRSIVCSDVAAGTARYGFTAVDRPDGFLVLAITSLGEQIREYNRASEEVKTPEEKVVGVRGLGRKKTDESEHFIWKDDIRVPCGRLVPSEHKDRPLEYNEYAAYDPKQGCC